The DNA segment GCTCCAGATAGCGTGTCACGGGCATCACTTTTGCAATATTGCCGGTCACAAAAATCTCTGACGCCTGCTGAAAATCCTCCAGCGTCAGGCTGGTCTCGACCACGTCTACCCCGTCTGCGCGCAACAGCGCGATCACGCGTTGGCGGGTGATACCATTGAGGAACATGCCATTGGGAACCGGCGTCAGCACCACCCCGTCGCGCACCATAAACACATTGGTCGAGGCCGTCTCGGCCACATGCCCGTCCACATCCAGCGACAACGCGTTGGAATAGCCCCGCTTACGCGCCTCTGCCATGATGCGCGCGTTGTTGGCATAGAGTGATCCTGCTTTGGCTTCGGTCAGCGCCATATCGGGGCGCGGGCGGCAAAATGGCGAAACGGTCAGCGAAAACGCGCCTGGTGCGGGCATTTCCAGCGCCTCGATGCAGATTGCAAAGCCGGTACTGTCGGGCAGGGCGTCGATAATTCCGGGACTGGATTCGCGCGACCACATCATCGGGCGCAGATACAACTCCGCATCGGGCGCAAACTTGGCGCAGCCCTCTTCCATCAATCCTTGAACGGTTGCCGCATCGACAGGTGCCACCATGCCCATCGCCTCGGCGGACCGGATGATGCGGGCGGCGTGCAGGTCCAGATCAGGGCGCACCCCTTCAAACTGCCGCGCCCCATCGAACACTTGCGAGCCAAGCCATGCGGCATGATCGGCCGCCCCGATGATCGGCGCGTTGCCTTTATGCCATTGGCCATCCACCCATGTGACGATGTCCTTGCCGACTGCCATGTTCCGCCCTCTCCCGCCCGGT comes from the Roseinatronobacter monicus genome and includes:
- a CDS encoding branched-chain amino acid aminotransferase, with translation MAVGKDIVTWVDGQWHKGNAPIIGAADHAAWLGSQVFDGARQFEGVRPDLDLHAARIIRSAEAMGMVAPVDAATVQGLMEEGCAKFAPDAELYLRPMMWSRESSPGIIDALPDSTGFAICIEALEMPAPGAFSLTVSPFCRPRPDMALTEAKAGSLYANNARIMAEARKRGYSNALSLDVDGHVAETASTNVFMVRDGVVLTPVPNGMFLNGITRQRVIALLRADGVDVVETSLTLEDFQQASEIFVTGNIAKVMPVTRYLERELGTPRMGLRARELYWDYALSHRA